A window of the Citrus sinensis cultivar Valencia sweet orange chromosome 9, DVS_A1.0, whole genome shotgun sequence genome harbors these coding sequences:
- the LOC127899757 gene encoding uncharacterized protein LOC127899757 has translation MSNRKKKLIVDEGDEESGDSGLNVLIPTDFLGPSSSIGPSHGRDTLEYPRPLVVSPSPELELVGNRGGPASGSGENHSYGGVGVPEGVGDGEGSSSGPSRPPQRRHLGHRVEADSYPIDFTACATTQTDLFKLRNLYNIPADVLLVVPGKDTRCGSEEPSLVEVKHLYQLRSNPKEAGWYYFMSSSAKTKPITGFPSSCKNWKNKFFFAGGNWCPAAHLLGGDIYLPTNFVTPKSWGLIGGLEDRPLLQVETALLNASTCQDLLSSTNLVGSGLVDIAVGMDSKILSAMTRKRGQTSSSSSNPPPPHPKKSSVGPSKAPVPALPPPPPRKSGGEKVAEKSSEDIESMNLNELAGSVQRVSFKLATIVSCYKNRVTRHERKLQAENQDLKKRVESADRSKDKLAELNKQVTELEEKVAIAESTTSKLEGELGDLKSDLQAAQSERDTLRTALEGEIKSLEEQLAEAKGKSADVDDRLDAEYDSGVAFSYKCIMSVLKEEYPELDMSKLEAGVERYMAEVGQGDKEQGEQDQAEAPLDGVQEGGAGGRAFEVGQGSVPPPPSIADLPPPEIADPSPAEAVDLPNS, from the exons ATGTCAAACcggaaaaaaaagttaattgttGATGAGGGTGATGAAGAATCAGGGGATTCAGGCCTCAACGTGCTAATACCTACCGATTTCTTAGGTCCCTCCAGTAGTATAGGTCCTTCCCATGGCAGGGATACCCTTGAGTACCCACGCCCCCTGGTTGTCTCTCCCTCCCCCGAACTAGAGCTTGTAGGGAATAGAGGTGGACCTGCGTCGGGCTCTGGTGAGAACCACAGCTATGGTGGGGTTGGGGTCCCTGAAGGAGTTGGTGATGGTGAGGGGAGTAGTTCCGGACCGAGCAGACCCCCTCAGAGAAGGCACCTTGGTCATAGGGTGGAGGCGGATTCTTACCCTATTGACTTCACAGCTTGTGCGACCACCCAAACTGATCTGTTCAAGCTGAGGAACCTTTACAACATTCCTGCGGATGTTCTCCTGGTAGTTCCTGGGAAAG ATACTAG GTGTGGATCAGAGGAGCCCTCCCTTGTTGAAGTGAAGCACCTATACCAGCTGAGGAGTAACCCGAAGGAAGCAGGCTGGTATTATTTCATGTCGAGCTCTGCGAAGACGAAACCAATCACCGGCTTCCCCTCTTCGTGcaaaaattggaagaacaaattcttctttgctggGGGAAATTGGTGTCCGGCAGCTCATTTGTTGGGTGGTGATATTTACCTTCCCACGAATTTTGTCACCCCAA AGTCGTGGGGTTTGATCGGGGGGCTTGAGGATCGACCTTTGCTTCAGGTGGAAACGGCTCTATTGAACGCGTCTACCTGCCAAGACCTTTTGTCGTCAACCAATCTGGTCGGCTCGGGCTTAGTCGACATAGCTGTTGGGATGGATAGCAAGATTCTCAGCGCTATGACCAGAAAGCGTGGTCAGACTTCGAGCAGCTCCAGCAatcctcctcctcctcatcCAAAGAAGTCCAGCGTCGGCCCTTCCAAGGCTCCTGTTCCTGCTTTGCCCCCTCCCCCACCTCGTAAGAGTGGTGGGGAGAAAGTTGCTGAAAAAAGTTCTGAG G ACATTGAGAGTATGAATCTCAATGAATTGGCTGGTTCTGTCCAGAGGGTCTCCTTCAAGCTGGCTACCATAGTTTCCTGCTACAAGAACAGGGTTACGCGCCATGAAAGGAAACTCCAAGCTGAAAATCAGGACTTGAAGAAGCGGGTCGAGTCTGCTGATCGGTCGAAGGATAAGCTGGCCGAGCTGAACAAGCAGGTTACAGAGCTGGAGGAGAAAGTTGCAATTGCTGAGTCCACTACCTCCAAGCTTGAGGGCGAGTTGGGTGACTTGAAGTCTGATCTTCAGGCTGCCCAAAGTGAAAGGGATACTCTGAGGACCGCCCTTGAGGGGGAAATCAAATCCCTGGAGGAACAGCTGGCCGAAGCGAAGGGCAAATCCGCTGACGTGGATGATCGGCTGGATGCCGAGTACGACTCTGGAGTTGCTTTCAGCTATAAGTGCATTATGTCCGTGCTCAAGGAAGAATATCCCGAACTGGACATGAGCAAACTGGAGGCTGGAGTGGAGAGGTATATGGCTGAGGTCGGCCAGGGAGATAAGGAGCAGGGTGAGCAGGATCAGGCGGAGGCTCCTTTGGATGGGGTGCAGGAGGGGGGAGCTGGGGGACGTGCTTTTGAAGTGGGACAAGGGTCCGTGCCGCCTCCTCCCAGTATTGCTGATCTTCCACCTCCTGAGATAGCTGATCCTTCACCTGCTGAAGCCGTCGACCTTCCTAATTCTTAG